In Halobacterium sp. R2-5, the following are encoded in one genomic region:
- a CDS encoding site-specific DNA-methyltransferase — protein sequence METTHRVHVGDARDLPLADDAVDLVVTSPPYPMIEMWDEVFAALDPAVGEALGDGDGERAHDLMLSVLDDAWSEVARVLAPGGIAVVNVGDATRNLDRFRVYDNHARVTEAFESLGFDPLPGVLWRKPANSAAKFMGSGMVPPNAYVTLEREHVLVFRNGERRAFDPGADRRYEAAYFWEERNRWFSDVWDDLNGEQQALADPGLRERSAAFPFELPYRLVNMYSVYGDTVLDPFWGTGTTSLAAAVAGRHSVGVERDAALADAFDDRIREAPDLSRRVVADRLDAHREFVDGAVDDFDYRAEHYDVPVRTAQEERIRFYEVADVEPTRDGWRATHEPHGE from the coding sequence ATGGAGACCACCCACCGCGTCCACGTCGGCGACGCCCGCGACCTCCCGCTGGCCGACGACGCCGTGGACCTCGTGGTCACGTCGCCGCCGTACCCGATGATCGAGATGTGGGACGAGGTGTTCGCCGCTCTCGACCCCGCCGTCGGGGAGGCTCTCGGCGACGGTGACGGCGAGCGCGCGCACGACCTGATGCTCTCCGTGCTCGACGACGCGTGGTCCGAGGTCGCGCGCGTGCTCGCGCCGGGCGGCATCGCCGTCGTGAACGTCGGCGACGCCACCCGCAACCTCGATCGGTTCCGCGTCTACGACAACCACGCGCGCGTCACCGAGGCCTTCGAGTCGCTGGGCTTCGACCCGCTACCGGGCGTGCTCTGGCGGAAGCCCGCGAACTCCGCGGCGAAATTCATGGGTAGCGGGATGGTGCCGCCGAACGCGTACGTGACGCTCGAACGCGAGCACGTGCTCGTGTTCCGGAACGGCGAACGCCGCGCGTTCGACCCGGGCGCCGACCGCCGCTACGAGGCCGCGTACTTCTGGGAGGAGCGAAACCGCTGGTTCTCGGACGTGTGGGACGACCTCAACGGCGAGCAGCAGGCACTCGCCGACCCCGGGCTACGGGAGCGCTCGGCGGCGTTCCCCTTCGAGCTCCCGTACCGCCTCGTGAACATGTACTCGGTGTACGGGGACACGGTCCTCGACCCGTTCTGGGGGACCGGCACGACGAGCCTGGCGGCCGCCGTCGCGGGTCGGCACTCCGTCGGCGTCGAGCGCGACGCCGCGCTCGCGGACGCCTTCGACGACCGCATCCGCGAGGCGCCCGACCTCTCCCGACGCGTCGTCGCCGACCGCCTCGACGCTCACCGCGAGTTCGTCGACGGCGCCGTGGACGACTTCGACTACCGCGCCGAGCACTACGACGTCCCCGTGCGGACCGCCCAGGAGGAGAGAATCCGGTTCTACGAGGTCGCGGACGTCGAGCCGACGCGGGACGGCTGGCGGGCGACCCACGAGCCCCACGGGGAGTGA
- the sucD gene encoding succinate--CoA ligase subunit alpha produces MSILVDDDTRVVVQGITGGEGKFHAEQMIDYGTNVVAGAVPGKGGQEVAGVPVYDTVHDAVDEEDADASVIFVPPAFAADAIFEALDTDLDLAVAITEGIPTQDMAKVNKRLQETDTRLQGPNCPGIITPGEAKLGILPGNIFSEGKVGLVSRSGTLTYQVVDSLTQRGIGQTTAIGIGGDPIIGTDFIDALELFEADEDTEAVVMCGEIGGEDEEEAAEYIAHNMDTPVAGFIAGRTAPPGKRMGHAGAIVSGSGTGTAESKIDALNDAGVPVGDTPEEVADNIEDLL; encoded by the coding sequence CGACACCCGCGTCGTGGTGCAGGGCATCACGGGCGGAGAAGGGAAGTTCCACGCCGAACAGATGATCGACTACGGGACGAACGTCGTCGCGGGCGCGGTCCCGGGCAAGGGCGGCCAGGAGGTCGCCGGCGTCCCGGTCTACGACACCGTCCACGACGCCGTCGACGAGGAGGACGCCGACGCCTCGGTCATCTTCGTGCCGCCGGCGTTCGCCGCGGACGCCATCTTCGAGGCCCTCGACACGGACCTCGACCTCGCGGTCGCCATCACCGAGGGCATCCCGACCCAGGACATGGCGAAGGTGAACAAGCGCCTGCAGGAGACCGACACCCGCCTGCAGGGGCCGAACTGTCCGGGCATCATCACGCCCGGCGAGGCGAAACTCGGCATCCTCCCCGGCAACATCTTCTCGGAGGGGAAGGTCGGGCTCGTCTCCCGGTCGGGCACGCTGACCTACCAGGTCGTGGACTCGCTCACGCAGCGCGGCATCGGCCAGACCACGGCCATCGGCATCGGCGGCGACCCCATCATCGGCACGGACTTCATCGACGCCCTCGAGCTGTTCGAGGCCGACGAGGACACCGAGGCCGTCGTGATGTGCGGCGAAATCGGCGGCGAGGACGAGGAGGAAGCCGCCGAGTACATCGCCCACAACATGGACACGCCGGTCGCCGGCTTCATCGCGGGCCGCACCGCGCCGCCGGGCAAGCGCATGGGCCACGCGGGCGCCATCGTCTCCGGCAGCGGCACCGGCACCGCGGAGTCGAAGATCGACGCTCTGAACGACGCGGGCGTCCCGGTCGGCGACACCCCCGAGGAAGTCGCCGACAACATCGAAGACCTGCTGTAA